In the genome of Solibacillus silvestris, one region contains:
- a CDS encoding preprotein translocase subunit Tim44 has translation MKKLSAILLAFTLVFSSVGTTILFANDAQSVEAKGYKSGKKGFNSNNNNSNIQKNNNDATNPTTTKQNNNTKKKNDSNTASSNKGGLMKGLMLGGLAGLLFGSMFAGMGMLGNILGLLINVAAIAAIVFFLVKIYQLIKRKKDKEVTDTWKN, from the coding sequence ATGAAAAAGTTATCAGCGATTTTATTAGCATTCACACTTGTCTTTTCAAGTGTAGGGACTACGATTTTATTTGCTAATGATGCACAGTCAGTTGAAGCAAAAGGTTACAAATCTGGGAAAAAAGGCTTCAACAGCAACAATAACAATTCTAATATTCAGAAAAACAACAACGATGCAACAAACCCGACAACAACAAAACAAAATAACAATACAAAGAAAAAGAATGATTCAAATACAGCTTCATCAAACAAAGGCGGTTTAATGAAAGGCTTAATGCTTGGTGGTTTAGCCGGTTTATTATTCGGTAGCATGTTTGCCGGCATGGGTATGTTAGGTAACATTTTAGGTCTGTTAATCAACGTAGCAGCAATTGCGGCAATTGTCTTCTTCCTAGTGAAGATTTACCAGTTGATCAAACGCAAAAAAGATAAAGAGGTTACTGATACGTGGAAAAACTAA
- the panF gene encoding sodium/panthothenate symporter (mediates high affinitiy panthothenate transport which is stimulated by the presence of sodium ions; member of SSS family of sodium/solute symporters; the imported panthothenate is phosphorylated by panthothenate kinase), with translation MIHWSVIIPLLIFLIIIFGIGIWANRQVRTSNSFLQEYFLGGREMGGFILAMTMMATYGSASSFIGGPGVAYNTGLGWVLLAMAQLPAGYFVLMVLGKKFAIVARRIEAITLIDFLKKRYDSHTIVILSAISIIIFLFASMTAQWVGGARLIESLTGLSYTSALLIFAVAVLAYVIIGGFRAVALTDALQGSIMIVGTVILLIATVIAGGGVDTIMQGLVAENPNLVTPFGAEQNLTPLYVSTFWILIGLGVIGLPQIAVRAMSYKDSKSLHKAILIGTIGIGTIMFGMHLIGVFARPVMPGIEVGDKVMPLLTLEVLPPVLAGIVLAAPMAAIMSTVNALLILVSSTVVKDIYLNYINPKASDAQIKNRSFWVTSIIGGAVVIFAVKPPELLIMLNLFAFGGLESAFLWSVVFGLYWKKANKYGAISSMIVGLTLYIVIYRFAENIYGMHSVTIPIIASLITFVAVSMIAQKVKKIEDYHF, from the coding sequence ATGATACATTGGTCTGTGATTATTCCATTACTCATATTTTTAATCATCATTTTTGGTATCGGGATTTGGGCAAATCGCCAAGTCCGTACATCTAATTCGTTTTTACAGGAATATTTTTTAGGCGGTCGCGAAATGGGCGGTTTCATCCTGGCGATGACGATGATGGCGACATATGGCAGTGCCTCAAGTTTTATCGGGGGACCAGGAGTTGCCTATAATACAGGTCTTGGATGGGTTCTGTTGGCAATGGCACAACTGCCTGCAGGTTATTTTGTTTTAATGGTGCTCGGCAAAAAATTTGCGATTGTGGCACGCCGAATTGAAGCGATTACATTAATCGACTTTTTAAAGAAACGCTATGACAGCCATACCATTGTTATTTTATCGGCAATCAGTATCATTATCTTCCTTTTTGCTTCCATGACAGCGCAATGGGTAGGTGGGGCACGTCTGATTGAATCGTTGACAGGGCTTTCTTATACAAGTGCATTGCTCATTTTTGCAGTAGCCGTATTGGCGTATGTAATTATCGGTGGTTTCCGGGCTGTTGCGTTAACGGATGCATTGCAAGGATCGATTATGATTGTAGGTACGGTCATCCTTCTTATTGCTACAGTCATTGCCGGTGGTGGTGTTGACACAATTATGCAAGGATTGGTTGCAGAAAATCCGAATTTAGTGACGCCATTTGGTGCGGAACAAAACCTGACACCATTGTATGTTTCAACATTTTGGATTTTAATTGGACTTGGTGTTATTGGTTTGCCACAAATCGCGGTTCGTGCGATGAGTTACAAAGATTCGAAAAGCCTACATAAAGCCATTTTAATCGGGACAATCGGAATCGGGACAATCATGTTTGGCATGCATTTAATCGGTGTATTTGCACGTCCGGTCATGCCGGGAATTGAAGTCGGCGATAAAGTCATGCCGCTGCTGACATTGGAAGTGCTGCCGCCGGTTCTGGCAGGAATCGTACTCGCAGCTCCAATGGCGGCCATTATGTCGACGGTTAATGCACTGCTGATACTAGTAAGTTCTACGGTTGTAAAAGATATTTATTTAAACTATATCAACCCGAAAGCAAGCGATGCACAAATTAAAAATCGCAGCTTCTGGGTGACAAGCATTATCGGGGGCGCGGTAGTTATTTTTGCCGTTAAACCGCCTGAGCTGTTAATCATGCTGAATTTGTTTGCGTTCGGCGGACTGGAATCGGCCTTTTTATGGAGTGTTGTTTTTGGCCTGTACTGGAAGAAAGCAAACAAATACGGGGCTATCAGTTCGATGATTGTCGGCCTGACATTATATATTGTCATCTACCGTTTTGCGGAAAATATTTATGGCATGCATTCCGTAACAATTCCGATCATAGCTTCTCTTATCACATTTGTAGCAGTAAGTATGATTGCACAAAAGGTGAAAAAAATAGAAGATTACCATTTCTAA
- a CDS encoding GTP cyclohydrolase — MKKIMAILEDKIQLVRRDDLQNIAVVGPVKLPIKQENLEATFQWYSWTTVEKNQTKEQVVDSVSSMHLAFGQQSSVLVYGDFANQDDALIRMHSICHTGDIFGSQRCDCGYQLHESMKMIVEHGCGAIFYLADHEGRGIGLFSKSLAYLLQEEAFDTVEANHALGFEDDVRSYDDAIRVLQVLRAKPVTLITNNPKKLAALQENGLLADGHIPLWGGLTETNEQYLKTKVEKSGHIGIVEKLTV; from the coding sequence ATGAAAAAAATAATGGCTATTTTAGAAGATAAAATTCAGCTTGTACGTCGTGATGATCTGCAAAATATTGCAGTTGTCGGACCGGTAAAGCTACCTATAAAACAAGAAAATCTAGAAGCAACATTCCAGTGGTACTCATGGACAACTGTTGAAAAAAACCAGACGAAAGAACAGGTAGTAGACTCTGTATCATCGATGCATTTAGCTTTTGGCCAGCAGTCATCTGTACTTGTGTATGGTGATTTTGCCAATCAGGATGATGCATTGATCCGTATGCACAGCATTTGTCATACAGGTGATATTTTCGGTTCACAGCGTTGTGACTGTGGCTATCAACTACATGAATCCATGAAGATGATTGTTGAACACGGCTGTGGCGCTATCTTTTATTTGGCAGATCATGAAGGTCGCGGTATTGGTCTGTTTTCCAAATCACTTGCTTACTTATTGCAGGAAGAAGCGTTTGATACGGTGGAAGCGAATCATGCACTCGGTTTTGAAGATGATGTCCGCTCATATGATGATGCAATCCGAGTATTGCAAGTCCTGCGGGCAAAACCGGTAACGCTCATTACGAACAATCCGAAAAAACTTGCAGCATTGCAGGAAAACGGTTTACTTGCGGATGGCCATATTCCATTATGGGGCGGCCTGACGGAAACGAATGAACAGTACTTGAAAACTAAAGTAGAAAAGTCTGGACATATCGGAATTGTTGAAAAGTTAACTGTGTAA
- a CDS encoding bifunctional diaminohydroxyphosphoribosylaminopyrimidine deaminase/5-amino-6-(5-phosphoribosylamino)uracil reductase — MKTDQDYMQLALELAASARGNTNPNPLVGAVIVKDGVIVGTGLHRKAGEPHAEVHAVNMAGEHTKDATIYVTLEPCSHYGKTPPCAKLLKESGFKRVVVATEDPNPEVAGRGIRLLRDAGIEVEVGVLQEEAQKLNERFIHNMLTERPFVVAKFAMTLDGKIATYNGHSQWITGEEARGDVHELRHEVDGILVGVQTVLNDNPKLTTRLKDDRQGRNPIRVVLDSTLKTPVDAHIADTTEARTIIVTSLDSDEEKAQQLERNGVEIIRVEKEKTGLHIKDMLKALFKKGITHLLVEGGGNVNASFLRGGFIDQYIVYIAPKVLGGKNSITPFTGTDVETIDVANQLEFGEVTHVGEDLRIIAYPKKAGLHD; from the coding sequence ATGAAAACTGATCAGGACTATATGCAGCTTGCGCTTGAATTGGCAGCAAGTGCCAGAGGGAATACAAATCCAAATCCGCTAGTTGGAGCCGTTATCGTAAAAGATGGTGTCATTGTCGGTACAGGACTTCATCGAAAAGCAGGGGAACCCCATGCAGAAGTACATGCGGTGAATATGGCAGGTGAACATACAAAAGATGCGACAATTTATGTCACACTGGAACCATGTTCACACTACGGCAAAACACCACCTTGTGCGAAGCTGTTGAAAGAAAGCGGGTTTAAGCGCGTCGTCGTTGCCACGGAAGATCCAAATCCTGAAGTAGCTGGGCGCGGTATTCGTCTTTTACGCGATGCGGGAATCGAAGTGGAAGTCGGTGTGCTTCAAGAGGAAGCACAAAAGCTGAATGAACGCTTTATTCATAATATGCTGACAGAGCGTCCGTTTGTAGTTGCGAAATTCGCCATGACACTTGACGGCAAAATTGCGACATATAATGGTCATTCACAATGGATTACAGGGGAAGAAGCGCGCGGGGATGTACATGAATTGCGTCATGAAGTGGACGGGATATTAGTAGGTGTACAAACGGTTTTAAATGATAATCCAAAGCTGACGACGCGACTAAAGGATGATCGACAAGGTCGTAACCCGATACGTGTCGTGTTGGATAGTACTTTGAAAACACCGGTTGATGCACATATTGCGGACACAACGGAAGCTCGTACAATCATTGTCACTTCACTCGATTCTGATGAAGAAAAGGCACAGCAATTGGAGCGTAATGGTGTTGAAATTATTCGAGTAGAAAAAGAAAAAACAGGCTTGCACATAAAGGATATGTTGAAAGCATTATTTAAAAAGGGTATTACGCATCTGCTTGTTGAAGGTGGGGGCAATGTGAACGCGTCATTTTTACGAGGCGGCTTCATTGACCAGTATATCGTGTATATCGCACCGAAAGTATTGGGTGGGAAAAACTCCATTACACCGTTTACAGGAACTGATGTAGAAACAATCGATGTGGCAAATCAGCTTGAATTTGGTGAAGTCACTCACGTCGGGGAAGATTTGCGTATTATTGCCTATCCAAAGAAGGCTGGTTTACATGATTAA
- a CDS encoding sodium:pantothenate symporter, which yields MFNVQDKRFKIAHKEALIGVVLVIINFAIWFGFAYGLGSGDPLEYDYVFGFPAWFFYSCIAGTIFMIIAIWLAMKLFFKDISLEEEDDQK from the coding sequence ATGTTTAATGTGCAGGATAAGCGTTTTAAAATCGCACATAAAGAAGCACTGATCGGTGTCGTGCTTGTCATCATCAACTTTGCAATCTGGTTCGGATTTGCGTATGGGCTTGGTTCTGGTGACCCGCTTGAGTATGACTATGTATTCGGATTTCCGGCATGGTTTTTCTATAGCTGTATCGCAGGAACCATTTTCATGATTATTGCCATCTGGCTTGCGATGAAGCTTTTCTTCAAAGATATTTCACTTGAAGAGGAGGACGATCAAAAATGA
- a CDS encoding diaminopimelate dehydrogenase, translating into MSKIRIGIVGYGNLGRGVEAAINQNADMELVAVFTRRDPATVSIQSSNVPVYLVEDAPNYKEQIDVMILCGGSAKDLPEQVPHFAQWFNTIDSYDTHAKIPEFFDAVEAVAQKSDTVSIISVGWDPGLFSLNRLLGETVLPEGNTYTFWGDGLSQGHSDAVRRIEGVKNAVQYTLPIKEAVNRVRNGENPELTTREKHARECFVVLEEGADAATIEKEIKEMPNYFADYDTTVNFITEAEFKENHQGMPHGGFVIRSGQSGESDKQIMEFSLTLESNPMFTSSVLVAYARAAYKLHAKGDKGAKTVFDIPYGLLSPKSPADLRKELL; encoded by the coding sequence ATGAGTAAAATTCGCATTGGTATTGTAGGTTACGGGAATTTAGGCCGTGGAGTAGAAGCAGCAATCAATCAAAATGCTGACATGGAATTGGTAGCTGTTTTTACACGTCGTGATCCTGCTACAGTTTCAATCCAATCATCGAACGTACCGGTTTATTTAGTGGAGGATGCACCGAATTACAAAGAACAAATTGATGTTATGATTTTATGTGGTGGTTCGGCAAAGGATTTACCGGAGCAAGTTCCTCATTTTGCGCAATGGTTCAACACGATTGACAGCTATGATACGCATGCAAAAATTCCGGAGTTTTTTGATGCAGTCGAAGCGGTGGCACAAAAAAGTGACACAGTTTCAATCATTTCGGTTGGCTGGGACCCGGGTCTGTTTTCGTTGAATCGTCTATTAGGTGAAACAGTACTGCCTGAAGGAAATACATATACTTTCTGGGGAGACGGCTTAAGCCAAGGTCACTCAGATGCAGTGCGTCGTATTGAAGGCGTAAAAAATGCAGTGCAATATACATTGCCGATTAAAGAAGCGGTTAACCGTGTGCGCAACGGTGAAAATCCGGAGCTGACAACACGTGAAAAACATGCCCGTGAATGCTTTGTTGTATTGGAAGAAGGTGCAGATGCAGCAACGATCGAAAAAGAAATTAAAGAAATGCCAAATTATTTTGCGGATTATGATACGACTGTGAACTTTATTACGGAAGCTGAATTTAAAGAAAATCACCAAGGTATGCCACATGGCGGATTTGTTATCCGTTCTGGTCAATCCGGCGAATCAGACAAACAAATTATGGAGTTTTCATTAACGCTTGAATCGAATCCGATGTTTACATCAAGTGTTCTCGTTGCCTATGCCCGCGCTGCTTACAAATTGCACGCAAAGGGAGACAAAGGGGCAAAAACGGTGTTCGATATTCCATACGGTTTATTATCCCCAAAATCACCGGCAGATTTGCGCAAAGAGTTACTGTAA
- a CDS encoding FAD-binding protein: MIKKVDVCIVGGGPGGALLANILAKNNVSVLLIERTNGFAKAFRGEHLNEEGERILKQYELFERIEQLGLLRMETLEYWMSGEKFKTIEPDPAVGHLGIHVPQAHLLQAIIEQAQGYPTFNYLLNTTVKELVQNEHGQYTAVRAKQGDIDMTIEAQLIIGADGRYSTVRKLANLDVTIRDHGYDLLWARIPAPANWTPSIKMALVDGMQISLFTQAKGFVQIGWNINKGSYPELRKQPFMPFIEKLVKAFPQLAPVVQEHIQSWKDFVLLVVFSSTTEQWGKEGVALIGDAVHTMTPTGAYGLNSSLMDAHMLAQMLLENEKFDFISCATARKQQIEKIQAIQIEKEQKFHEAFLVLS; this comes from the coding sequence ATGATTAAAAAAGTGGATGTATGCATTGTTGGCGGTGGTCCAGGCGGTGCGCTTCTTGCCAATATATTAGCGAAAAATAATGTGTCTGTTCTTTTAATTGAACGGACAAATGGCTTTGCAAAGGCATTCCGCGGGGAACATTTAAATGAAGAAGGCGAGCGGATTTTAAAACAGTATGAGCTATTCGAACGAATTGAACAGCTCGGTTTGCTGCGTATGGAAACATTGGAATATTGGATGAGCGGTGAAAAGTTTAAAACAATTGAACCGGATCCGGCTGTAGGGCATTTAGGCATCCATGTTCCGCAAGCTCATTTGCTTCAAGCAATTATCGAGCAGGCACAAGGCTATCCAACGTTTAACTATTTATTGAATACAACGGTTAAAGAGCTTGTTCAAAACGAGCACGGACAATATACAGCAGTTCGCGCCAAACAAGGTGATATAGATATGACAATTGAGGCACAGCTTATCATCGGTGCGGATGGGCGCTATTCTACAGTTAGAAAATTGGCGAATTTGGATGTAACGATTCGCGATCATGGCTATGATCTGCTCTGGGCAAGAATACCGGCACCTGCAAATTGGACACCTTCCATTAAAATGGCCCTTGTTGATGGCATGCAAATTTCCTTGTTTACACAGGCAAAAGGATTTGTACAAATCGGCTGGAATATTAATAAAGGAAGCTATCCGGAATTACGTAAACAGCCTTTTATGCCGTTTATTGAAAAGCTCGTAAAAGCATTTCCACAATTGGCCCCTGTCGTACAGGAACATATTCAGTCATGGAAAGACTTTGTGCTACTTGTTGTATTCAGCAGTACAACGGAGCAATGGGGAAAAGAAGGTGTTGCATTGATCGGGGATGCTGTGCATACGATGACTCCGACCGGCGCGTACGGATTAAATAGTTCGTTAATGGATGCCCATATGCTGGCACAAATGCTACTGGAAAATGAGAAGTTTGATTTTATCAGCTGCGCAACAGCACGAAAACAACAGATTGAAAAAATCCAGGCAATACAAATAGAAAAAGAGCAAAAGTTTCATGAAGCTTTTCTCGTATTAAGTTAG